The Phormidium yuhuli AB48 DNA window CTCATGGGCATGGCCATTGAACGTCGGTTCTTTTACTGTATCGCGATCGCCCCCTCCAGGGTGAAGGGGGGGTCCCGCCATCAGTACGTCAGTTCTCCCAGATTGGATTGTCGGAGTCCCCTCACACCGAATCGCCCCAGGCCCGGCAAACGGTAAAATGAACCCAGCCGTTCCCCTTGTCCTGTCCGTGGTCTATGCGTATTCTGTTGGTCGATGACGAAATTGAACTGACCCGGTCCTTGTCCCAAGCCTTGGAACGAGAAGGCTACCAGGTGGATGTGGCCTTTACGGGAGGCGACGGCCTCAACCTGGCGGCTCGACATCAGTATGATTTGTTGGTGTTGGATTGGATGCTCCCGGAATCTTCGGGGTTAGAGGTCTGTCGGGAACGGCGATCGCAGGGTGACCGCACCCCAGTCCTATTCCTAACCGCCAAAGATACCCTCGATGACCGCGTCTTAGGCCTCGATGCGGGGGCCGATGACTATCTCGTCAAACCCTTTGAACTGCGGGAACTCCTGGCGCGGGTGCGGGCCCTGCTGCGGCGATCGCCCCATTTTGACGCGACTCTGGAGAGTCCCCCAGACTCCCCCCCCACTCCCCCAACACAACGGTTACGAGTGGGAGATCTCGACCTAGATCTCGACAATCAACTGGCCTATCGCCAGGGACGCACCATTGAGCTATCCGTGAAAGAACTGCGACTGTTGGCCTATTTCATGAGCCATCCTGGACAATTACTGAGCCACCAACAAATCCACGAATATCTCTGGGATGGAGACAGTCCCCCTAGTAGTAATGTCCTAGCGGCCTCAATTCGCCTGCTACGGCGGAAACTCTCCATTTCCGGCGAAACTCCTCTTATCCATACGGTTTATGGGAAAGGCTACCGCTTTGGGGATGGTGGCTTCTGAGACTTGGAGCGTTAGCGGTCAAACTCGGGTTGATGCAGGGGAATCTGTATAAAAAACTCCGTTCCTTTCCCCGGCTCAGACTCACACCAAATGCGTCCTCGGTGTTTCTCCACAATAATTTGATAGCCAATAGACAGGCCTAACCCCGTTCCTTTCCCCACGGACTTGGTGGTGAAAAAGGGGTCAAATAGTTTTTCCAGCATCTGGGACTTAATTCCCGGCCCATTATCACGCATCCGAATGGTGACACTATCTGGCTCAGTACAGGTGTTGGTCTCGGGAGTTAAACCGCTACAGGTTGTTTCCGTACAAATCGTAATGGTTGGGGTTTCCGATGATTGAGGAGTTCGTAAGCCAGCGTCCTCCACCGCATCGATCGCATTGGCGATAATGTTCATAAACACCTGATTCAGCAGTCCCGGAAAACAGTTGACTTTAGGCAAATCACCGTAATATTTAATAATACGGATGGGTGCAAGTTCCCCTTTCCCTTTCAGGCGGTTATGGAGAATCAAGAGGGTACTTTCAATCCCTTCATGAATATCGACGCCCTTTACGTCGGCTTCGTCAAGACGGGAGAAGTTCCGCAGGGAAACGACAATCTGACGAATGCGTTCGGCTCCCATCTTCATCGAGTCAATCAACTTCGGTAAGTCTTCCTCGACAAACTCTAGGTCAATCTCTTCAATTTCCTCCTCAATCTCCTCAGGAGGATTGGGAATATGGCGTTGATAGAGGTCAATTAAGCCCAACAAGTCTTCAATATAGGTGCTGGCGTGGCTAATGTTGCCGGTAATAAAGTTGACGGGGTTGTTGATTTCATGGGCAATTCCCGCCACCATCTGCCCCAAACTGGACATCTTCTCATGTTGAATCAGTTGGGCCTCGGTTTGCTTGAGGTGTTCCATGGCCTCTTGCAGTTGTCGGGCCTGGGTTTGAGCCGCGAGGGCCGCCGCACAGGTTTTGGCGTAGAGTTCCGCTTGATCAATGGCGATCGCCAACTGATCCACCACCGCCTGCAACAGTTCCACCTCAGTATCATTCCAGATGCGACGACTTCCATGACTACAGGCGATCGCCCCAAATTGCCCGGAGCGTGTCCCTAGGGGTAAAATCAACTGGGCCTTGACATCCAACGGTTCTAAAAACTCTCGTGTCTCGGCATCGGCCTGAGTCAGATCATTCAACTGCACCGTTTCCAACTGCCAAATTTTAGGAACCAATCGTTCCGCCTGGGACATAAAACTCTCACCCAAAAAGCTGGGAATCTCTTTCCCACAGGCTTCATGAGTTACCGCTAGGGTTAGGGGAGATTCTCCTTCTCCAGAACACCAAAGATAATAACAGCGGTCAATTTGCAGTAGGCTACGAATCTCATGAACCGCCGTATCTAAGATGGTATCGAGATCCAGGGAATTACGGATTTGTCCCGCCAGGCGAAATAGCAGGGATTTACGACGATTGACTAAGGCTTCCCGGGCCCAGGCGCGGTCAACGGATAAACCAATGGTACTCGACAGCCAATCCAGAACACTCACCGCATCTTCAGTCCAGGGATGAGACGCACAAATCAGCAGCACCCCGAGAATCCGCTCCTCAACAATCAGAGGATAGAGAACTAAGCCCTGAATATCATACTCCTGGGCCCAGGTTCCCAGCCGCTCTACATCTAAGAGGGGGTGTTCTAAACTCGGTGACTCAAAGGGAACGTCGAGGGCCAAATCTTTGGCAACGCGATCGAGGCGATTATTAATGTAGGGTTCGCGAGTCTCGGCCACCCAACCCAACCAGGAGGCCCCTAACACCGTAGTTTTGGGGAATAACAACTCGGGGAGTGTCTCCCCGGCTGTGGTATGTTCGACCAAGGTTAGGGGTTTGTCGGTACGGTCAAAGGTCGTTGTATCGGGATCATCGGCCTGGGCTAGCCAAATCCCAGCGCTACGAGCCTGGAGATGATCCAGTAGAGCCTTAAGGCTGCGATCGAGGCTTTCGTCTAGGGTTTGACTTTGGGCTAGGGCGCTACTAACTGCACTGACCAGGATTGAGAGATGGCTTTGTTCAATCAAAACCGTCTCGTTTTTCTTGTACTGGGTGACATCCCGGAAATAAATCGATAACCGCTGTGCTTCTGGATGCAAGCGAACTTCCAACCAGAGCCCTAAAGGGTCGTAGTATTCTTCAAAGTGGCGACAGCTTTGAGTTTCAAAGGCGGCGTGACATTCTTCAGCAAAGACGGATGGGATTAAATCCGGGAATGTTTCCCAGAGATTGGTATCTGTCACCTGATTGCGCTGGATATTCCAGAGTTTTTCGGCCCGTCGGTTGATATAGAGGAGGCGCCACTGGCGATCGACAGCGAAAAAGGCTTCGGTAATGGTTTCCAGGATGCTAAAGCCATTGGGGGTTTCCTCCTGAGAAACTGGGGATTTGCTCTCACTTGAGCTTAAGGGGGTGGACGGGAGGAGCGGTGTGGGTGATTTATAAGGATGTTTGCTGAAGGGGTTGGCCCTGACCCCATAGTCCAGGTCTTGCCAGGCGGGACGTTGAAAGTACGTCCCAAAGTCTCGTAACACTCGCAAAGACCGTGTGGCCTGCCGACTGAGGGTTGCAAGGGCTTTACGCTGGCTCAAATCGAGTTGCCGGGGTTCATAATCTAGGACACAGAGGGTCCCAACCGTGGTGCCTTTGGGGCTAACCAAGGGAATCCCAGCATAAAAACGATAATGGGGATAGCTTTTGATGAAGGGGCGATCGCAAACGGGAGCCTCTTGGCTGAGATCTTCGATGACCGTTAGGCGATCGCGCTCTAGGGTCACCTCACATAAATCGATGCAGAGGCCAAAT harbors:
- a CDS encoding response regulator transcription factor, producing MRILLVDDEIELTRSLSQALEREGYQVDVAFTGGDGLNLAARHQYDLLVLDWMLPESSGLEVCRERRSQGDRTPVLFLTAKDTLDDRVLGLDAGADDYLVKPFELRELLARVRALLRRSPHFDATLESPPDSPPTPPTQRLRVGDLDLDLDNQLAYRQGRTIELSVKELRLLAYFMSHPGQLLSHQQIHEYLWDGDSPPSSNVLAASIRLLRRKLSISGETPLIHTVYGKGYRFGDGGF
- a CDS encoding GAF domain-containing protein, whose amino-acid sequence is MPEASCAFDEHPNEAFKDLAQLATYVCHTPVAAIVFSNGIRQGGSPELEVSSRSQYRCWMKAALGLSPEQFGLCIDLCEVTLERDRLTVIEDLSQEAPVCDRPFIKSYPHYRFYAGIPLVSPKGTTVGTLCVLDYEPRQLDLSQRKALATLSRQATRSLRVLRDFGTYFQRPAWQDLDYGVRANPFSKHPYKSPTPLLPSTPLSSSESKSPVSQEETPNGFSILETITEAFFAVDRQWRLLYINRRAEKLWNIQRNQVTDTNLWETFPDLIPSVFAEECHAAFETQSCRHFEEYYDPLGLWLEVRLHPEAQRLSIYFRDVTQYKKNETVLIEQSHLSILVSAVSSALAQSQTLDESLDRSLKALLDHLQARSAGIWLAQADDPDTTTFDRTDKPLTLVEHTTAGETLPELLFPKTTVLGASWLGWVAETREPYINNRLDRVAKDLALDVPFESPSLEHPLLDVERLGTWAQEYDIQGLVLYPLIVEERILGVLLICASHPWTEDAVSVLDWLSSTIGLSVDRAWAREALVNRRKSLLFRLAGQIRNSLDLDTILDTAVHEIRSLLQIDRCYYLWCSGEGESPLTLAVTHEACGKEIPSFLGESFMSQAERLVPKIWQLETVQLNDLTQADAETREFLEPLDVKAQLILPLGTRSGQFGAIACSHGSRRIWNDTEVELLQAVVDQLAIAIDQAELYAKTCAAALAAQTQARQLQEAMEHLKQTEAQLIQHEKMSSLGQMVAGIAHEINNPVNFITGNISHASTYIEDLLGLIDLYQRHIPNPPEEIEEEIEEIDLEFVEEDLPKLIDSMKMGAERIRQIVVSLRNFSRLDEADVKGVDIHEGIESTLLILHNRLKGKGELAPIRIIKYYGDLPKVNCFPGLLNQVFMNIIANAIDAVEDAGLRTPQSSETPTITICTETTCSGLTPETNTCTEPDSVTIRMRDNGPGIKSQMLEKLFDPFFTTKSVGKGTGLGLSIGYQIIVEKHRGRIWCESEPGKGTEFFIQIPLHQPEFDR